In Mycolicibacter virginiensis, the DNA window GCCCGCAGGTACTTCTTGCGATAACCACCGGCCAGCATCTCGGCGCTGAAGATCTGGTCGAGTTTGGCGCCGGAAGCCACCACCGGAATGCCGGCGTCATACAGGCGATCGGTGAGGGCGACCAATCGCAGCGCCACATTCTGGTCGTCGATCGGGTGCGCGCCGGTGAGAAACACCGCGGTGACGCCCTCGATCAGGGTCAGGTAGCGCGACGGGTGCATAGTGGCCAGGTGGACACACAGCCCGTCGAAGTCGTCCAATGTCGCTCCGGGCCGCGCCGCTGCGCGCTGCGTGACCTGTTGAGCTGAGGGCGGTTCGGGCGCCGGTGGCAGGTCCCGGTGCCGATAGTCGGGGCCGTCAACGCGCACCGGGGTGAAAATGCTTGCCAGCGCACTGATCTCACGTAGAAAGTCCTGCACAGCGAAGCGGCCTTCGCCGAGCTGCTCGGGCAGCGTGTTCGATGTCGCGGCGATAGAGACCCCACGCGCCACCAATTCGGACAACAGCCGCGACACCAAGGTGGTGTTGCCCGGATCGTCGAGTTCGAATTCGTCGATGCACACCACGGTGTAGCCGCCGAGCAGCTCGATGCACTCGGTGAAGCCGAACACCCCGGCCAACTGGGTCAGCTCCATGAACGTCGCGAACGCCGTGCCAGGCGCCTGGGCAGCGCCAAGGCTGCTGCCGGTGTCGGTGATCGTGTGGTAGATCGAGGCCAGCAGGTGCGTCTTGCCGACACCGAAACCGCCGTCGAGGTAGATGCCCACGCCCGGCAACACCTCGCGCTTGCCCAGCAGCTTGCGCCGCCCGGCACGCCGGGTCAGCGCCTGCGCGCAGAACGCGGTGCACGCCGTCACGGCGGCCGCCTGGCTGGGTTGCGCCGGGTCTGGTCGGTAGCTGGCGAAGCTGGCGCCGGCGAACGTCGGGGGCGGCTTGAGCTGCGCGATCAACCGTTCCGGCGACACCGCCGGATGCCGGTCTACCAGGTGGTCGATCGACTCAGCGGCTGGATTGGGCACGCACGAACTGTAGTCACATGGTGCAATCGAGGCCATGTCCGACCTCAGCGCAGACCCGGGATTCACCCTGCTGGGCTCCACGGCGCCCATCGACGACGGCGAACTGGGCCGGTTGTACGCCTACCCCGAAACCGATATTCCGCGCGTGTGGGTGCGGGCCAATTTCATCGGGAGCATCGACGGTGGCGCCACGGTGGCCGGCACCTCCGGCGGGTTGGCCGGGTCCGGCGATCGGTCCCTGTTCATGCTGCTGCGAGCGCTGGCCGACATCGTGCTGGTGGGTGCGGGCACGGTCCGAGTCGAGAATTACGGCGGAGCGCGGCTCGGGGTTGCGCAACGCCAGGGCCGCCGCGACCGCGGACAGTCCGAACTGCCCCGGTTGGCGATCGTGACCCAGTCCGGGCAACTGGACCGCGACCTGCGGGTCTTCAACGACACGGAGCTGGCGCCGCTGGTGTTGACCTGCTCCGCGGTCGCCGACGACACCCGGCGGCGACTGGCCGGGTACGCCGAAGTGCTGGACTGCTCGGGCGATGACCCCGGGCGGGTCGACGAGGCCGTGGTGCTGGCCGCGTTGGCGCAGCGCGAACAGTTCCGGGTCCTCACCGAAGGCGGACCGACCTTGCTGGGATCGTTCATCGAGCGCGAGCTGCTCGACGAGCTCTGCCTGACCATGGCCCCCTATCTGGTCGGTGGCCTGGCCCGCCGCATCGCCACCGGTCCGGGCGAGCTGACGACGCCGATGCGCTGTGCGCATCTGCTCGCCGACGAATCCGGCTACCTCTACGGCCGCTACGTCAAAAGCGCGCGCCTATAAGGTGACAGGCATGACCAGCTATTCGAGGTTCGCCCGGGTCGCGGTGGTGACGGCTGCCGCCGTACTGGCCGGGTCCGCGCCCCTGCTGGCCGGTTGCGCGCCCGGACTGGCCGCCGACCCGCGTTTCGCAACCAACTCCGGCGCAGGCCCCCAGGGGCAACCAGAGTCCACCGCGGACAAGGCTGGACCGCCCGCGATCGAGGTGCCCAAAAACGACCTGCCGTGGCATGACTGCACCGCCCGGGTCTTCGGCGACGCGGCGCTGCCCGCCACGCCCGGGGTGCGGCTGGACTGCGCCAGCTACGACGCCGACGTCGACCCCCTCGGCGGCGGCTCCGGGGCGATCAGCATCGGGGTGGTGCGTGCCCGGTCCGTGCAGACCCCCGGCGATGCCGGCCCCGTGGTGTTCACCACCGGCTGGGATCTGCCGTCGTCGCTGCAGCTGCCGATCTGGCTGGCACGGGCCGGCGCGGACGTGCTCAAGAGCCACCCGATCGTCGCCGTCGACCGGCGCGGCACCGGGATGTCGACTCCGGTGGACTGCCGCGATCGCAGCCAGCGCGACGAAATGTGGAACCAGGCGCAATTCGCCACCGGCGACGACCCCGTGGCCAGCCTGGGCACGGTCACGATGGAAGCCACCACCGACTGCACCGACTCCATCTCGCCGGGCGAGTCCTCCTACGACAACACCCATGCCGCCACCGATCTCGAACGGCTGCGCAGCATCTGGGACATCCCCGCGCTGTCGCTGATCGGTATCGGCAATGGCGCTCAGATCGCCCTGGCCTACGCCGGCTCTCACCCGGGGAAGGTGGCCCGGTTGGCACTGGACTCCCCCATTCCGCTCGGAGCCGCCGCCGAATCCGCCGCCGAGGAACGAGTGAAGGGCCAGCAGGCGGCCTTTGAGGCGTTCGCCGCGCAGTGCGTCGCGGTGAGCTGCGCGCTGGGCCCGGACCCGAAGGGCGCTGTCAACGCGGTGCTGGACGCCGCTCGCTCCGGGCATGGTCCGGGCGGCGCCTCGGTGGCCGCGGTGACCAACGCGATCGTCACGGCCCTGGGCTATCCCACCGGCGATCGCGTCAACACCACCAACGAGTTGGCCAGGGCGCTGGCCTCGGCCAACTCCGGCGACGCCAATCTGTTGAACAACCTGATCAACAGGGCCCAAGGCACCACCGGCAGTGACGGCCGCTTCGTCAACTCATGCGCCGACGCGCTCAATCGGCCTACGCCAGACCGGGTCCGGGAGCTGGTGGTCGCCTGGGGCAAGGAATACCCGCAGTTCGGCACGGTCGGCGCGCTGGACATGGCGCAATGCCTGAGCTGGCCCAGCAGCAGCACCCCGGACCTGCCGAAGGAACTCAAGATCGATGTCCTGCTGCTGGGAGTGCAAAACGATCCGATTGTCGGGGAGGAGGGCGTGGCGGCTACCGCCGCGGCCGTCATCAACGCCGGGTCGGCCAGCAAGCGGGTGATGTGGCAGGGCATCGGGCATGGCGCCGCGGTCTATTCGTCGTGCACGTTGCCGCCGCTGATCGGCTACCTCGACAGCGGCAAGTTGCCCGACACCGACGTCTACTGCCCGGCCTGACCCAGCCTGATCCGGACTCCTAGGACCGGTCCGGGGTACGGTTCGCTGGTGACGGCAGCCGACTCCTTGATGCACCGGGCGGGCACCGCCCTACAGGCCGCGTTCCGGCCCCCCACGTCCCCGCCGAGCACCGCGACCGTACTGCGTTCGGTGCTGTGGCCGGTGGCCATCATGTCGTTGATCCATCGCGCCATCGTGCTGCCGCTCAACGGCAACATCACCGATGACTTCAAACCGGTCTACCGGGCGGTGCTGAACTTCCGGCACGGCCTGGACATTTACAACGAGCACTTCGACTACGTCGATCCGCACTACCTGTACTCCCCCGGCGGCACCCTGCTGATGTCGCCGTTCGGATATCTGCCGGAGACCCTGTCGCGGTACACGTTCATCGCGACCAACACGATCGCGATCGTGCTCGCCGCTTACCTGCTGCTGCGGATGTTCGGATTCGGGCTGAGCTCGGTCGCGGCGCCGGCCCTGTTGGCGGCGATGTTCCTCACCGAAAGCGTGAGCAGCACACTGGTGTTCACCAACATCAACGGTGTGATTCTGCTGGCCGAGGTGTTGTTCTTGCGCTGGCTGCTCGACGGCCGGGCGAGCCGCCAGTGGTGGGCCGGTGTCGCCATCGGCTTGACCATTGTGGTCAAGCCGGTGCTGATACCGCTGCTGCTGCTGCCGCTGCTGAGCCGGCAGTGGCGGCCGTTCGTCGGAGCGATCGCGGTGCCCGTGCTGTTCAACGTGGTGGCGTTCCCGCTGGCCAGCGATCCGAACAGCTACTTCACCCACACGGTGCCGTACATCATGGGCACCCGCGACTACTTCAACTCCTCGATCCTGGGCAACGGCGTGTTCTTCGGGCTGCCCGCGGGCCTCATCCTGTTCATGCGGGTGCTGTTCACCGTGTTGGCTGCCGTCAGCCTGTGGCTGCTCTACCGCTACTACCGCACCCGCGACCCCCGGTTCTGGATGCTGACCTCCTCCGGCGTGCTGCTGACGACGTCGTTCTTGGTGCTGTCGCTGGGCCAGGGCTACTACTCGATCGTGCTGTTCCCGTTCCTGATGACCGTGGTGCTGCCGAACTCGGTGCTGCGCAACTGGCCGGCGTGGCTGGGGATCTACGGGTTCATGACCCTGGACAAGTGGCTGATCTTCCGGTGGATGAACATCGGGCGGCCACTGGACTACCTCAAGATCACCTACGGTTGGTCGCTGCTGCTGATCGTGATCTGCACGGTGCTGTGCTATCGCTACCTGGATGCCAAGGAGCAGGGCCGCCTGGACGACGGGATCGATCCGGCCTGGCTGACGGCCGAGCCGAAGCGGATTAACGTGGACGCATGACCTCTCCCAAGGTGTCGCTCACCGACGACGAGTGGCGCGCGAAACTGACCCCCGAAGAGTTCGCGGTGCTGCGCCGCGCCGGTACCGAGCCGCCGAACACCGGCGAATACACCGACACCACCACCGAAGGTGTCTACGAGTGCCGGGCGTGCGGTGCCGAGTTGTTCCGCAGCGCAGAGAAATTCCACTCTCACTGCGGTTGGCCGTCGTTCTTCGACCCGGCCGACTCCGACGCGGTGATACTGCGCTCGGATGACTCGCTGGGGATGCGGCGCACCGAGGTGCTGTGCGCGTCCTGCCATAGCCATTTGGGCCACGTATTCACCGGCGAGGGCTACCCCACCCCCACCGACCAGCGCTACTGCATAAACTCGATTTGTCTGCGGCTGGTGCCGGCGTCGTCCTGAGCGCCGCGCCTGGGGCCACCTCCCGCTTGCGGGAGAGAGTTACCGAGGTCCCATTCGCAGTTCCCCACGCTCACTACGGCCTCGACGACCGCTACGGCAGCGACGCCACTAACTGCTCCACCTCGACCCGGGGGCCGGTGAAGAACGGGGTTTCCTCCCGAGCGTGCAAGCGCGCCTCGGTGTTGCGCAGGTCGCGCATCAGGTCGACGATCCGGTCGAGTTCGGGCGCCTCGAACGCCAGGATCCACTCGTAGTCGCCGAGCGCGAACGCGGGCACGGTGTTGGCCCGCACATCCTTGTACTCCCGGGCCGCCATGCCGTGCTCGGCCAGCATCCTGCGACGGTCCTCTTCGGGCAGGACGTACCACTCGAGCGACCGCACGAAGGGATACACGCAGACGTAGGCGCCTGCCGGTTCACCGGCGATGAACGCCGGAACATGACTGCGATTGAACTCGGCCGGCCGGTGCAATGCCACGCTGCTCCACACCGGCTCGCAGGCCCGGCCCAGTGCGGTGCGACGGAAACCGGCGTAGGTGGCCTGCAGGTCTTCGATGCGCTCGGCGTGGGTCCAGATCATGAAGTCGGCGTCGGCGCGCAGGCCGGCGACGTCGTACACCCCGCGGACCACCACGCCCCGCTCTTCCTGCTGCTTCAAGAAGGTGGCGACCTGGTCGGCGATCTCCTCTCGGGTCTGCGAACCCGCGTCGAGTCCACCCGGATTCACCGAGAACACCGAGAACATCACGTAGCGGAGAGTGGAGTTCAACTTGTCGTAGTCGAGGTGCGCCATGGCCCATATGCTGCCACGATGCGCTGTGAAGTTCGCTAGGGCGCCGGGGTGGCGCTGATCACGGCCGCCACAGCCCGGTCGGCCGCGGCGATGCAGGCCGGCACTCCGATGCCGTCGAGATAGTTTCCGGCGACCGCCACCGTCGGTGGCAGCGCCGCGCGCAGCCCGGTGACCAGGGCGGCGTGACCGGACCGATATTGCGGCATCGCCGCAGGCCAGCGCTGCACGCGCACGTCGATGGGGTCCACCGAGAGACCGAAGACGGCCTCCAGGTCCTGCACCGACCACGCCACCAGCTCCGCGTCGGCGGCGCTGGTACGGGGGTCGCCGAACCGACCGAACGACAACCGCAACACCTCGACCCGGCCGCCGTACCCCCGGTCGCCCCATTTCCGCGACGTCAGGGTGATCGCCTTGGCGTGCAGCCGTTCCCCGGTGGCAACCAGTACCCCGGAGTTGTTCGGGAAGGCCGCGCCGGCGGGAACCGCCATCGCCACCACCACCGAGGATGCGTTGCCGATCCGGCTGGCCGCTGCCGCGGCACGCGGGGCGAACCCGGTGGCCAGCCGGGCCAGCACGGGGGCGGGCACCGCGACCACTACCCGGTCGGCGCGATGATGGCCGCCACTGGCGTCTCGTAACAGCCATCCGTCGCCGGCCGGGTCGATCTGGGTCACCGCCGACTGCACCCAGCGCAGCCGGGCGCTGCGCACCAGTGCGTTGACCAGCACCTGATACCCGCCGGTGATCGCGCCGAACACCGGCACGCCGGTGGTGGTGGGCAGTGCCCGCCGCACGGCCTCGGTCAGGCTGGACGCACCCTCATCGAGCACGGTGGCCAACCCTGGGACCGCCGAGCGCAGGCCGACGGTTGCCGCCGAACCCGCGTACACCCCGCCGATCAGCGGATCCACCGAGCAGGCGACCACTTGGTCCCCGAAACGGTCGGCTACCAGTGCCCCCAGCGCCGGATCGCTGCCCGGTTCGAACGCCAACGGGCGGCTGGGTTCGCCGGCGATCCGGGCGAGGGTTTCGTTGTCGACCAGCCCGGCCATCGACTCCGGTGAGGACGGAATCCCGCTGAGGGTGTCCGGCGGCAGCCGATGCAGCAGCCGGCGGCTGTAGAGCAACGGCCGCACTCCGGTGGTACCGCGCTGCCGGTCGGCCAAACCCAGCTCGGCCAACAGGGCCGGGACCTCGGGCCGCCGGGCGATGAACGCCTCAGCACCCACGTCCACCCCGATCCCGCCCAGGGTCTCGGTCCGCAACAACCCGCCGAGCCGATCGGCCGGATCGAAGATGGTGATGTCGACTGCGTCGCCGAGTGTCGCCCGCAGGCGGTGGGCGGCGGCCAGACCGGAGATTCCGCCCCCGACGACGCAGTACGACGTGGTCACAATGAATGAACCAGCGATACCAGGTCGGTCAGCACCCCGGGGTCGGTCTCCGGCAGTACGCCGTGTCCGAGGTTAAAAACGTGCCCCGACGCTCCGGCGGCAACAGCGGCACGGCCATCGGCGACGACGGCCTTGGCGGCACGCTCCACGGCCGGCCACCCCGCCAGCAGCACCGCCGGGTCCAGGTTGCCCTGCAAGGCCCGTCCGGCGCCCACCCGGGCGGCGGCGTCGGTCAGTGAGGTACGCCAGTCCACCCCGACGACCGTGGCCCCGGTAGCCGCCATCTCACCCAACAGCTCGCCGGTCTGCACGCCGAAGTGCGTCATCGGCACGTCCCGGTCGGCGAGCGTGGCGAACACCCGGGCGCTGTGCGGTGCCACGAAACACCGGTAGTCGGCCAGGCACAGCGTTCCGGCCCAGGAGTCGAACAACTGAATGGCGTCCACGCCGTGGTCGAGTTGCACCGTCAGAAATGCGATGGTCAGGTCGGTAAGCCGCGTCATCAACTCATGCCAGGTGTCCGGATCGGCCAGCATCATCGCCTTGGTGCGGGCGTGGGTCCGGCTGGGCCCGCCCTCGACCAGGTAGGAGGCCATGGTGAACGGCGCGCCGGCGAAGCCGATCAGCGGCACCGTTCCGAGTGCGTCCACCAGCAGCGATACCGCCGCCGCGACGGCCGTCACCTGCTGCGGGTCCAACGGCCGCAGGGCAGCGACATCACTCGCGCTGCGCACCGGGTCGGCGATCACCGGCCCGACATCGGGGACGATGTCCAGATCCACCCCGGCGCCACGCAGCGGCACCACGATGTCGGAGAACAGGATCGCCGCGTCGACATCATGTCGGCGCACCGGCTGCAGCGTGATCTCGCAGACCAGTTCGGGATCAAAACAGGCCGCCAGCATGCTGTGCTGTGCGCGCAGCTCACGGTATTCCGGCAGGGATCGACCGGCCTGGCGCATGAACCAGACCGGCATCCGGTTGGGTTGCCGGCCGGCAGCGGCGGCCAGGTACGGGGAATCAGGCAGTTCACGACGGGCACTCATCGAGCTCAATGCTGCCACGCCGGGTTGCCGCAGGCCGAACCGTGCCGTTTCCTGCGGCGGTCCCGGCTTCCCCTCGCCTCCGTCGCCCCTCCGGGCCACCTCCGCCGAGCCTCGCCGAACCCTGCCGTTTCCTGCGGCGGTCCCGGCTTCCCCTCGCCTCCGCCGCCCCTCCGGGCCACCTCCGCCGAGCCTCGCCGAACCGCCCTATTCGGCGCGCCTGTCTGCGCCGACCGGCGCCGGGGGTTAGCGTGAGAATCGGTGACCCGCGTCGCGGCGGTGCGCAACAGAACCTTGTGTGCCGGCCGCTGGCGACGTGGCGCACAGCAAATCAGTTAAGGAGCGGCACCAGTGACATCAGCCGAGCCTGCCCCCTTTCGGGAAGCGGTGGCAACGATGCACGCCGCAACCGTGCGGTCGGAAATCGAATTGGGCCCGATCCGGCCACCACAGCGCCTGGCGCCCTACAGCTACGCGCTGGGCGCCGAGGTTAAGCATCCCGAAACCGACTTCATCCCCGAAGACTCCGACGGCGATGCCTTCGGCCGGTTGATCCTGCTGTATGACCCCGACGGCACCGACGCCTGGGACGGCACCATGCGGATGGTGGCCTTCATTCAGGCCGACCTGGACCCGCACGAGGCGATCGACCCGCTGCTGCCCGAGGTCGCCTGGAGTTGGCTCGTCGACGCGCTGGGCGCTCGCACCGAACACGTCACCGCATTGGGTGGGACCGTCACGGCCACCACGTCAGTTCGGTACGGCGACATCTCCGGCCCGCCGCGGGGTCACCAGTTGGAGCTGCGCGCGTCGTGGACCGCGACCACCCCGGAGCTGGGCACACATGTCCAGGCCTTCTGTGAGGTGCTGGAACACGCCGCGGGCCTACCGCCGGTCGGGATCACCGATCTGAGCTCGCGAACCCGCGTCTGAGATGTCCGAGCAGACCACCGAACCGGCCGTCACCGAAGAGCCCGAGCCGACACCGCTGCCGCACCCTGCCGATGGGGTGCCGGAGGTATCGGTCACCCGCACCCAGATCGGTGCCGCCGCAGACCTGCTGGCAGGCGGTCACGGACCGTTCGCCGTGGATGCCGAGCGGGCGTCGGGCTTCCGCTACTCCAACCGTGCCTACCTCATCCAGATCCGTCGAGCGGGTGCCGGGACGGTGCTGATCGATCCGGTCGGCGCCGGCGAGGATCCGGCTGCCCTGCTGCGCCCAGTCGCCGAAGTACTCGACGACGACGAGTGGATTCTGCACGCCGCCGACCAGGACCTGGCCTGCCTGGCCGAGGTCGGCATGTGGCCCAAGGCGCTGTACGACACCGAACTGGCCGGGCGGCTGGCCGGCTTCGACAGGGTCAACCTGGCCGCGATGGTGCAGCGACTGTTGGGACTGGGTCTTGCCAAGGGACACGGCGCCGCTGACTGGTCAAAGCGACCGCTGCCTGCCGATTGGCTCAACTATGCGGCACTCGACGTCGAGGTGCTCATCGAACTGCGCCAGGCGGTCGCTGAAGTGCTGGCCGAGCAGGGCAAAACCGATTGGGCGGCACAGGAGTTCAATCACGTCCGGGTGACCGACTTCACCACCACGACGCGCCGGGACCGCTGGCGGCGTACGTCGGGCATTCACAAGGTGCGCGATCGACGCGGCCTGGCCGCCGTCCGAGAGCTCTGGACGGTCCGCGACCAGATCGCCGCGCGCCGGGACATCGCGCCCGGACGCGTCCTGCCCGACTCGGCGATCATCGCTGCGGCCGTCGCCAACCCCACCACCGTCGCAGAGCTGCTCGCCCTACCGGTCTTCGGCGGACCCAAACAACGTCGCAGCGCGTCGACCTGGTTGGCAGCGCTGGCCGCAGCACGCGACAACCCCGAGCCGCTGGAAGCCGGCGAATCCGCCAGCGGGCCGCCGCCGCCATCGCGCTGGGCACGGCGCAAGCCCGAGGCCGCCGCACGACTGGAGGCCGCCCGCGCCGCGCTGGGCGCAGTATCCGAGCTGGTGCACGTGCCGACCGAGAACCTGATCACCCCGGAGCTGGTGCGCAGGCTGTGCTGGGATTGGAAACCTGCGGCATCGGACGCAGCGGTGGCGATCGAGGAGTTCTTGGTCGCCGGCGGCGCACGCCCCTGGCAGCGTGAGCTGACGGTGCCGGTGCTGGCGCAGGCTCTCGGCCGCGCCTAGTCAGCCTAGGTCCGCGGCAGCAGGGTGCTCGGCACGGCTGTTGCTAGACTGTCTAGGGAGCAGCCGTATTCAGTGTTCGGCCAGTGCTTCTCACGTCACGCTAACCGTGGACGCGAACCGTCAAGGACTTCCCATGGTTGATTTTTCTGGGAGGACCTCGTGTCGCCAGCTTTTCGTCGCATCATCTACGTCATCAGCTACGAGCTTGTCGCCGTTGCGCTGACCACTGTCGGACTGACCGTGCTGGGGTTCGGCGGCGGCAGTTCAGGGGCCGTGGCAGTCGCAGCATCAACAGTCGCGGTGATCTGGAACTACGTCTGGACCACCGTGTTCGAGGCATGGGAGCGCCGGCAGGACTCCACAACCCGCACGGTGGGCCGCCGGATCGTGCACGCGATCGGCTTCGAAGGTGGCCTGGTGGTGCTGCTGTTGCCGATCGTGGCCGCGCTGTTGAAGGTGTCGCTCGCACAGGCCTTCGGTCTCGAGATCGGCCTGCTGGCGTTCTTCCTGGTCTACACGTTCGTGTTCGCGTGGGTGTTCGACGCGGTGTGGCCGCCGATCTCCGACGTGAACTAGTCCAGCCGCTCGCTGACCTCGTCGACGCAGTTGGCGGCGCCCATCGCCGCCACCCAACCGGTGATCTGGCGGGCCACGTCCTGGGCGGTCAGGCCGACCTCGGCCAGCAGCTCGCCGCGCGAGGCGTGGTCGTAGAAACGCTGCGGCAGAGCGACGTCGCGGCAGGGCAGGTCGATCTCGGCACTGCGCAGCGCAGCCGACACAGCCCAGCCGATACCCCCGGCCACGCCGTTGTCCTCGCAGGTGACCACCAGCTTGTGCGCGCGGGCCATCTCGATGAGTACCGCTGGCACCGGAAGCACCCAACGCGGGTCGATCACCGTCACCCCGATGCCCTGGTTGTGCAGCCGGTCGGCCACGGCCAATGCCATGGGCGCGAACGCGCCGACCGCGACCAGCAGGACGTCTTGGGGCAACCCGTCGGCCGGGACCGCCAGCACGTCCACCCCAGCTCGCCGCTCGATGGCGGGAATGTCTTCGCCCACATCCCCTTTGGGGAATCGCAATGCGGTGGGCCCGTCGTGGATGTCGAGCGCTTCGCCGAGCTCTTCGCGCAGCCGGATGCCGTCGCGAGGTGCCGCCACCCGGATTCCGGGCACGATCCCCAGCACCGACAGATCCCACATGCCGTTGTGACTGGCGCCGTCGGGTCCGGTGATCCCGGACCGGTCCAGCACCAGCGTCACCGGCAGCTTGTGCAGCGCGACGTCCATCACGAGCTGATCGAAGGCGCGGTTGAGGAACGTCGAATACACCGCCACCACCGGGTGCAGACCACCCATCGCCAGGCCGGCCGCGGACGTCATCGCGTGTTGCTCGGCGATTCCCACGTCGAACATCCGATCCGGAAAACGCTGTCCGAACGGCGCGAGCCCCGTGGGGCCCGGCATCGCGGCGGTGATGGCGACGACATCGCGGCGCTTGGTGCCGTACTCGATGAGCGCGTCGGAGAACACCGCCGTCCAGCCGCGCCCGGCGGTTTCGGTTGCGTTGCCGGTCAGCGGATCGATCACCCCGCAGGCGTGCATCTGCTCGGCCTCGTCGTTCTCGGCCGGGCCGTAGCCCTTGCCCTTTTGGGTGACCACGTGCACGATCACCGGCCCGCCGAAGCCCCGTGCGCGGCGCAGCGCGGATTCCACCGCAGCCTCGTCATGACCGTCGATCGGGCCCAGGTATTTCAGGCCGAGGTCGGTGAAGAGCGCCTGCGGTGCCAGCGCATCTTTGAGCCCCGCCTTAAAGCTGTGGATCACCTGGTAGCCGAGTTCCCCGACGACCGGCACCCCGCGGATCGCGGTGCGGCCCCGCTCCAGCAGGCGCTCGTAGGCCGGCTGCAGCCGCAGTGCAGCCAGGTGGTCGGCGAAGCCACCGATGGTGGGCGCGTAGCTGCGGCCGTTGTCGTTGACCACGACCACCACCGGGCGGTTACCCGCCGCGATGTTGTTGAGCGCCTCCCAGCACATCCCGCCGGTCAGGGCGCCGTCACCGACGACGGCCACCACGTGCCG includes these proteins:
- a CDS encoding ribonuclease D; translated protein: MSEQTTEPAVTEEPEPTPLPHPADGVPEVSVTRTQIGAAADLLAGGHGPFAVDAERASGFRYSNRAYLIQIRRAGAGTVLIDPVGAGEDPAALLRPVAEVLDDDEWILHAADQDLACLAEVGMWPKALYDTELAGRLAGFDRVNLAAMVQRLLGLGLAKGHGAADWSKRPLPADWLNYAALDVEVLIELRQAVAEVLAEQGKTDWAAQEFNHVRVTDFTTTTRRDRWRRTSGIHKVRDRRGLAAVRELWTVRDQIAARRDIAPGRVLPDSAIIAAAVANPTTVAELLALPVFGGPKQRRSASTWLAALAAARDNPEPLEAGESASGPPPPSRWARRKPEAAARLEAARAALGAVSELVHVPTENLITPELVRRLCWDWKPAASDAAVAIEEFLVAGGARPWQRELTVPVLAQALGRA
- a CDS encoding PACE efflux transporter; amino-acid sequence: MSPAFRRIIYVISYELVAVALTTVGLTVLGFGGGSSGAVAVAASTVAVIWNYVWTTVFEAWERRQDSTTRTVGRRIVHAIGFEGGLVVLLLPIVAALLKVSLAQAFGLEIGLLAFFLVYTFVFAWVFDAVWPPISDVN
- the dxs gene encoding 1-deoxy-D-xylulose-5-phosphate synthase, which codes for MLEGIRGPADLQHLSQAQLTDLAAEIREFLIHKVAATGGHLGPNLGVVELTLALHRVFDSPHDPIIFDTGHQAYVHKMLTGRSRDFDTLRKKGGLSGYPSRAESEHDWVESSHASSALSYADGLAKAFELTGHRNRHVVAVVGDGALTGGMCWEALNNIAAGNRPVVVVVNDNGRSYAPTIGGFADHLAALRLQPAYERLLERGRTAIRGVPVVGELGYQVIHSFKAGLKDALAPQALFTDLGLKYLGPIDGHDEAAVESALRRARGFGGPVIVHVVTQKGKGYGPAENDEAEQMHACGVIDPLTGNATETAGRGWTAVFSDALIEYGTKRRDVVAITAAMPGPTGLAPFGQRFPDRMFDVGIAEQHAMTSAAGLAMGGLHPVVAVYSTFLNRAFDQLVMDVALHKLPVTLVLDRSGITGPDGASHNGMWDLSVLGIVPGIRVAAPRDGIRLREELGEALDIHDGPTALRFPKGDVGEDIPAIERRAGVDVLAVPADGLPQDVLLVAVGAFAPMALAVADRLHNQGIGVTVIDPRWVLPVPAVLIEMARAHKLVVTCEDNGVAGGIGWAVSAALRSAEIDLPCRDVALPQRFYDHASRGELLAEVGLTAQDVARQITGWVAAMGAANCVDEVSERLD